One Micromonospora craniellae genomic region harbors:
- a CDS encoding 5-formyltetrahydrofolate cyclo-ligase, with translation MTHDAKRAARVTLLARRRAYTVAERESAAEAVQAELVALVRRLRPTRVAAYAPVGGEPGGPGLPAVLADALPPGAELLLPVLRHDLDLDWAPWAGAGAMVAAGRGIREPDTPRRGVDGIVTAELVVVPALAVDRRGVRLGRGGGSYDRALARVPATAFTVTPLYDGELLDEVPAEPHDRPVRAALTPSGGLHALPTSVAPHTSAGRTGP, from the coding sequence GTGACGCATGACGCGAAGCGGGCGGCCCGGGTGACGTTGCTGGCTCGCCGCCGGGCGTACACCGTCGCCGAACGCGAGAGCGCGGCCGAAGCGGTCCAGGCCGAGCTGGTGGCCCTGGTACGCCGCCTGCGGCCGACCCGCGTGGCCGCGTACGCCCCGGTCGGCGGCGAGCCGGGCGGCCCGGGCCTGCCGGCGGTGCTCGCTGACGCGCTGCCGCCCGGCGCCGAGCTGCTGCTGCCGGTGCTCCGCCACGACCTGGACCTGGACTGGGCCCCGTGGGCGGGAGCCGGCGCGATGGTCGCCGCCGGTCGAGGCATCCGCGAGCCGGACACCCCTCGGCGCGGTGTCGACGGGATCGTCACGGCCGAGCTGGTCGTGGTGCCCGCCCTGGCCGTCGACCGCCGGGGCGTACGCCTGGGCCGGGGAGGCGGCTCGTACGACCGGGCGCTGGCCCGGGTGCCCGCGACCGCTTTCACGGTCACGCCCCTGTACGACGGCGAACTGCTCGACGAGGTCCCGGCCGAGCCGCACGACCGCCCGGTACGCGCGGCGCTCACCCCGAGCGGTGGCCTGCACGCGCTGCCGACCAGTGTCGCGCCCCACACTTCCGCTGGACGAACCGGGCCCTGA
- a CDS encoding FmdB family zinc ribbon protein produces MPTYQYACTACGHQLEAVQSFSDEPLTDCPACEGRLRKLFNSVGIVFKGSGFYRTDSRSNGSASTDTASSPSKSGTSESSSSSSTGSDSSSGSSSSGSSASSGSSSGGGTSKAPAAASTS; encoded by the coding sequence GTGCCCACGTACCAGTACGCCTGCACCGCGTGCGGTCACCAGCTCGAGGCGGTGCAGTCGTTCTCCGACGAGCCGCTGACCGACTGCCCCGCGTGCGAGGGGCGGCTGCGGAAGCTCTTCAACTCCGTCGGCATCGTCTTCAAGGGTTCCGGTTTCTATCGCACCGACTCCCGCTCCAACGGCTCCGCGAGCACCGACACCGCGTCGAGTCCAAGCAAGTCGGGTACGTCCGAGTCGTCGTCTTCCTCCTCGACCGGCTCGGACTCCTCGTCGGGCAGTTCGTCCTCCGGGAGCAGCGCCTCCTCGGGCAGTTCATCTGGCGGCGGCACGAGCAAGGCCCCGGCGGCGGCCAGCACCTCCTGA